In Saccharicrinis fermentans DSM 9555 = JCM 21142, a genomic segment contains:
- a CDS encoding fumarate hydratase has product MSEFVYQKPFPIKEDNTEYRLLTKDYVSTIDVDGRKLLKVDPKGLQLLAKEAIADVSFYLRPAHLEKLTSILKDEEASDNDKFVAHTMLMNQVVSAEGALPTCQDTGTAIVVAKKGEDVYTGACDAEYLSKGIYETYQERNLRYSQVVPQTMFQEKNTGNNLPAQIDIYAEQGNKYEFLFLTKGGGSGNKTFLYQQTKSLLTEENLSKFVAEKIKDLGTSACPPYHLALVIGGTSAEATLATVKKASAGYLDHLPTEGNELGQAFRDLEWEEKVLKICQESEIGAQFGGKYFVHDVRVIRLPRHAASCPVGLGVSCSADRNVKAKITEEGIFLEQLEKNPSRLVPERAPELAPAVDIDLDQPMEEVLKVLTKYPVKTRLNLSGTLVVARDIAHANIKKMLDEGKEMPEYLKNHPVYYAGPAKTPEGMPSGSFGPTTAGRMDPYVGLFQSKGGSMIMLAKGNRSQEVTDACKKNGGFYLGSIGGPAAILAKTSIKSVEVVDFPELGMEAVRKIRVENFPAFIIVDDKGNDFFANMK; this is encoded by the coding sequence ATGTCAGAATTTGTCTATCAAAAACCGTTTCCCATCAAGGAAGATAACACCGAATATCGTTTGCTGACCAAGGATTATGTGTCGACCATTGATGTGGACGGAAGAAAATTATTAAAGGTTGATCCTAAAGGTCTACAGTTATTGGCGAAAGAGGCCATTGCCGATGTGTCATTTTACTTGCGTCCTGCTCATCTTGAAAAACTTACTTCCATACTAAAGGATGAGGAGGCTTCTGATAATGATAAGTTTGTGGCACATACTATGTTGATGAATCAGGTAGTGTCTGCCGAGGGAGCATTGCCCACTTGTCAGGATACGGGTACTGCGATTGTAGTAGCTAAGAAAGGGGAAGATGTGTATACGGGAGCATGTGATGCGGAATATCTTTCTAAGGGTATCTATGAGACTTATCAGGAAAGAAACTTACGCTACTCACAGGTGGTTCCCCAGACTATGTTTCAGGAGAAAAATACTGGTAATAACTTGCCTGCACAGATTGATATTTATGCTGAGCAGGGTAATAAATATGAGTTTTTGTTTTTGACCAAAGGGGGAGGGTCCGGTAATAAGACTTTCTTGTATCAACAAACCAAGAGCTTGCTGACAGAGGAGAACTTAAGTAAATTCGTTGCAGAAAAAATTAAGGATCTGGGAACTTCAGCTTGTCCTCCATATCACTTGGCTTTGGTCATTGGAGGTACTTCGGCAGAGGCTACATTGGCAACAGTGAAAAAGGCATCAGCTGGATATCTGGATCATCTGCCAACAGAAGGCAATGAATTGGGACAGGCTTTTCGTGACCTGGAATGGGAAGAAAAGGTATTGAAAATATGTCAGGAGAGTGAGATAGGTGCTCAGTTTGGTGGTAAGTATTTTGTACATGATGTACGAGTGATTCGTCTGCCTCGACATGCCGCTTCTTGTCCTGTGGGACTGGGTGTGAGCTGTAGTGCCGACCGTAATGTGAAAGCGAAGATTACCGAAGAAGGTATCTTTTTGGAACAGTTAGAGAAGAATCCTTCGCGTCTTGTGCCTGAGAGAGCGCCTGAATTAGCTCCTGCGGTAGATATTGATTTGGATCAGCCCATGGAAGAAGTATTGAAGGTGTTGACCAAATATCCAGTAAAAACGCGCTTGAACCTTTCTGGTACCTTAGTGGTGGCACGAGATATTGCACATGCGAATATCAAGAAGATGCTGGACGAAGGAAAAGAAATGCCGGAGTATTTGAAGAATCATCCTGTTTACTATGCTGGACCTGCGAAAACACCCGAGGGTATGCCATCAGGTAGTTTTGGGCCAACCACAGCTGGTCGAATGGATCCGTATGTGGGTTTATTCCAAAGTAAAGGTGGTTCCATGATTATGTTGGCAAAAGGAAATCGTTCACAAGAGGTTACTGATGCTTGTAAAAAGAATGGTGGATTTTATTTGGGATCGATTGGTGGGCCTGCTGCTATACTTGCAAAAACAAGTATTAAATCAGTTGAAGTAGTTGATTTCCCAGAGTTAGGTATGGAAGCCGTTCGTAAGATACGAGTGGAGAATTTCCCTGCTTTTATCATTGTGGATGATAAAGGAAATGACTTTTTTGCAAATATGAAATAA
- a CDS encoding UpxY family transcription antiterminator, protein MKKDTTTTHTWYALYTKSRAEKKVAEGLEKLGVINYLPLKKELKQWSDRKKWVEVPAISSYIFIKITADQYRSVFAVNGVVAYVSHKGNALAIPEHEIIAMQRTIENKINFNVVAGDIKKGEEITVTSGPLCGIKGIVQTVQGTKKLYLNISNIGYTLVVDLQEASVEKQ, encoded by the coding sequence TTGAAAAAAGACACAACAACAACGCATACCTGGTATGCACTATATACCAAATCGAGAGCAGAAAAGAAGGTCGCGGAAGGACTGGAAAAACTGGGAGTTATCAATTACCTACCCCTCAAAAAGGAGCTCAAACAATGGAGCGACCGAAAAAAATGGGTGGAGGTTCCTGCTATCAGTTCATATATATTTATTAAAATCACCGCCGACCAGTACCGTTCTGTCTTTGCTGTGAACGGCGTTGTCGCCTACGTATCTCACAAGGGCAATGCCCTCGCAATACCTGAGCATGAGATCATTGCCATGCAACGTACCATCGAAAATAAAATCAATTTTAATGTAGTTGCCGGAGATATTAAAAAAGGTGAAGAAATTACTGTAACCTCTGGACCATTATGTGGTATAAAAGGTATCGTTCAAACAGTACAGGGAACAAAAAAATTGTATCTTAACATCTCAAATATTGGTTATACACTCGTGGTTGACTTGCAAGAGGCCTCCGTCGAAAAACAATAA
- the cysC gene encoding adenylyl-sulfate kinase: MTNIHPTNIYLSRSDKEHYLRQNAKIIWITGLSGSGKSTLAHGLERKLAEKGYFTQVLDGDNIRTGINKNLGFSDEDRTENVRRIAEVNKLFLNCGIITINAFVSPTNDIRHMAREIIGTDNFIEIFVDASFDTCAKRDPKGLYKKALAGEILNFTGLDAPFDRPDDAELTINTDTLTIDEGIEKAYEYVKAAVRW; encoded by the coding sequence ATGACCAATATCCATCCAACAAATATTTATTTAAGCAGATCCGACAAAGAACACTATTTACGTCAAAATGCCAAAATAATCTGGATTACAGGACTTTCTGGTTCAGGCAAAAGTACGCTGGCACACGGCTTAGAAAGAAAATTAGCTGAGAAAGGTTATTTTACACAAGTATTAGATGGTGATAATATTAGAACAGGTATCAATAAAAATTTAGGGTTTTCTGACGAAGATCGCACTGAAAATGTCCGTCGTATTGCAGAGGTCAACAAACTATTTCTCAACTGCGGTATTATTACCATCAATGCTTTCGTATCACCCACCAATGATATCCGCCACATGGCACGTGAGATAATTGGTACCGATAATTTTATCGAAATATTTGTAGATGCCAGTTTTGACACTTGCGCCAAACGCGATCCTAAAGGACTTTATAAAAAAGCACTCGCCGGAGAAATACTAAACTTTACCGGACTTGATGCCCCCTTCGATCGCCCAGATGATGCTGAACTAACCATCAATACCGATACACTGACCATCGACGAAGGAATTGAAAAAGCATACGAGTATGTAAAAGCAGCAGTGAGATGGTGA
- a CDS encoding ABC transporter permease — MKEYDLIIRPKRHAFDINFKEIWDYRDLLSMFVKRDIVTVYKQTILGPIWFVVQPILTTLIYMVVFGRIAKISTDGTPQILFYLAGITIWNYFSESFNTTAKTFTENANIFGKVYFPRLIMPFAKVSSGLIKFGIQFAFFMVVYIYYLTTQEGAVQPNWTIALLPLYILLMAMFGLGAGIIFTSWTTKYRDLTFLLTFGVQLLMYASPVIYPVSTIEPGLMKDILLLNPFTPILEGFKYAFLGAGHFSWSSLAYSAGVASAILFLGIIIFHKTERNFIDTV, encoded by the coding sequence ATGAAAGAATACGATTTAATCATACGTCCCAAACGCCATGCGTTCGACATTAACTTTAAAGAGATATGGGATTATCGGGATTTGCTGTCCATGTTTGTCAAACGAGATATCGTTACCGTATACAAACAGACCATACTGGGACCCATCTGGTTTGTGGTACAACCTATCTTGACTACCCTTATCTATATGGTTGTCTTTGGACGCATCGCTAAAATCAGTACCGATGGAACGCCTCAGATACTCTTTTACCTAGCAGGCATCACCATCTGGAACTATTTTTCCGAGAGCTTTAATACAACCGCAAAAACCTTTACAGAAAACGCTAATATCTTTGGTAAGGTCTATTTTCCAAGACTAATCATGCCCTTTGCTAAAGTGAGTAGTGGACTGATTAAATTTGGTATCCAGTTTGCCTTCTTTATGGTCGTATACATATACTACCTGACAACACAGGAAGGCGCTGTTCAACCTAACTGGACCATCGCATTATTACCCTTATATATATTATTAATGGCCATGTTCGGACTGGGAGCCGGTATCATCTTTACTTCCTGGACAACCAAATATCGTGACCTGACCTTTCTCTTGACCTTTGGTGTACAACTTTTAATGTATGCCTCTCCAGTCATATATCCGGTCAGCACTATTGAACCCGGACTGATGAAAGATATTCTGTTACTTAACCCCTTCACCCCTATTCTCGAAGGATTTAAATATGCCTTTTTGGGAGCAGGTCATTTTAGTTGGAGCAGTCTGGCATACAGTGCAGGCGTAGCAAGTGCAATACTGTTTCTAGGAATTATCATCTTCCACAAAACAGAACGTAACTTTATAGATACAGTCTAG
- a CDS encoding GxxExxY protein: MVEGILYKEEAYRIIGAAMEVHKELKNGFLETVYQEALAKEFKIQDIPFEKESLINIYYKGEKLGKYYKADFICYGEIIIELKALSDLTKDHESQLINYLKATNKKLGILINFGKTSLQYKRIINTLH, encoded by the coding sequence ATGGTTGAAGGCATTTTGTATAAAGAAGAAGCTTATCGTATCATTGGTGCGGCAATGGAAGTGCATAAAGAACTAAAAAATGGTTTCCTAGAAACTGTCTATCAAGAAGCTCTTGCTAAAGAATTTAAGATACAAGATATTCCTTTCGAAAAAGAAAGCCTGATAAATATATATTACAAAGGTGAAAAATTAGGTAAATATTATAAAGCGGATTTCATTTGTTATGGTGAAATAATTATTGAACTAAAAGCACTAAGTGATCTAACAAAGGATCATGAATCACAATTAATCAACTACCTTAAAGCCACAAACAAAAAACTAGGAATCCTTATTAATTTTGGAAAAACCAGTTTACAATACAAAAGAATCATAAACACCTTACATTAA